The following coding sequences lie in one Rutidosis leptorrhynchoides isolate AG116_Rl617_1_P2 chromosome 6, CSIRO_AGI_Rlap_v1, whole genome shotgun sequence genomic window:
- the LOC139854710 gene encoding uncharacterized protein produces MWETFKQVKINLPLLDAIRQVPSYATFLKDLCTQKRKQRATLPKKVELTEHLSAVVLGTLPPKFKDPGTPLIAVTVGNVNVKKALLDLGASINILPFCLVDRFELGLMKRTDIIIQLADQSIKTPRGILEDVIVKVEDFYYPVDFVVIDIEPRNRDAQPTIILGRPFLATINAHINCRTGAMDISFGNRKMKINIFNSLHTPDVHVCYRIDVFDELVEKHTSHLITNDPVEIFCLGNKEDVECEEVKAVELAVVSTMDARLPPRTHKYEPLPKSIDTNKRPSLESPLTLELKPLPSHLKYAF; encoded by the coding sequence ATGTGGGAAACGTTTAAGCAGGTTAAGATAAATTTACCCCTTCTCGATGCTATTAGGCAAGTCCCATCTTATGCTACATTTTTAAAGGACCTTTGCACTCAAAAGAGGAAGCAAAGGGCGACTTTACCCAAAAAGGTGGAGCTAACCGAGCATTTAAGTGCGGTTGTTTTGGGTAcacttccacctaagtttaaggacccaGGGACCCCGTTGATAGCTGTGACTGTAGGAAACGTGAATGTGAAAAAGGCGTTATTGGACTTAGGAGCTAGCATTAATATTTTACCTTTTTGTCTAGTTGACCGATTTGAATTGGGTTTAATGAAAAGAACCGACATAATTATTCAACTAGCGGACCAGTCAATCAAAACGCCTAGGGGGATATTAGAAGATGTGATAGTAAAGGTGGAAGATTTCTATTACCCGGTTGACTTTGTTGTTATAGACATTGAACCTAGGAATAGAGATGCCCAACCCACTATAATCTTGGGACGCCCGTTTTTGGCCACCATTAATGCTCACATTAATTGTCGAACGGGTGCGATGGACATATCTTTTGGGAATCGCAAGAtgaaaattaatatctttaattctCTTCATACACCAGATGTCCATGTATGCTATCGGATAGATGTGTTTGATGAATTAGTGGAAAAGCATACCTCTCACCTAATCACCAATGACCCAGTAGAAATATTTTGCTTAGGTAACAAAGAGGATGTTGAGTGTGAAGAGGTCAAGGCAGTAGAACTAGCAGTAGTGAGTACAATGGATGCTAGGTTGCCACCAAGGACTCATAAATATGAGCCATTACCTAAATCCATTGATACTAATAAAAGACCTTCACTAGAGTCACCACTGACTCTTGAGTTAAAACCCTTACCTTCTCATTTGAAGTATGCTTTTTAG